CCTGGGCAGCTATGCGCTCCAGCGGCTGATCGAGGGCGTCTTCATGCGCCGCTTCGGGATGCACATCCATGTCTGGCGGAAGTTCGACACCGATTTCCGGCTGATCACCGCGCGACGGAACCCGAACATGGTGATCCTGTTCGTATCGCTGGCGGCCGGCCGGCCCGATCTCGGGCTGGTGGCGGTGGCATGGTGGGCGGTGGCATCGCTGCTCGTCCATGCCCTCCAGTTCGTGCAGGCCTATGCGTGGCGGGCACGGCACGGGGCGCTGACCAGCTGGATGGAGCAGGCGGCATGAATGCGACGATCACGAAATTCGGCTATCCCGCCACGCTGATCCGCGAATATCGGCACTGGCTGGTGCTGCTGCGCCCCGCCCAGCCGACGCTGGGATCGCTGGTGCTGGCCGCGCGATCGGACGCGACCGCGTTCGGCGACCTGCCGCCCGAGGCCCATGCCGAACTCGCCCTCGTCACCCGCGCGATCGAGACGGCGCTCGCCACCGCAGTGTCGCACGACAAGCTCAATTATCTGATGCTGATGATGGTGGACCCGCACGTCCACTTCCATGTGATCCCGCGCTACGAGGGCTCGCGGGCGCGCGGCGGCGCGGTGTTCACCGATGCGGGCTGGCCGAAGCTGCCCGATCTCGGGGCCGCGATCACCCTCGACGCGGCCGCCGTGGCGGATCTGGTCGGCTGGCTCGGCGGCAGCTGGCCGGATTAACCGAGCCAGCGATCGGTCAGGAGCGTTGCCGCCTCGATATCGTTCAGGAAATCGACCTCGGCCCAGTCCAGCCCCTCGATCGACACGGTGCCGACCTTGCCGGTCGGCGCGATCGCGTCGATGATCTTGAGATACCAGTTCTCGACCCCGGCGGGCGTCCGCATGAAGGCCTCCACGGTATCGCGGAACAGTGCCACGCCCTCGCCCCGGAAGGCGAGGAAGCCGATCGATTCCGCATTGGCCTGCTCGGCGGTCAGCGTCTTGCCGATCGCCGCGAGCCGTCCGCCGATCCGCGTGACCTTCATGTCGTCGCTGTCATAATGCGGCTTGGCATCGACGGTGACGGCGATCGGCCAAGCGCCGCCGCCCTGCTGCACGCGCTCCACGATCTCCTGCGAAATCAACGTATCGCCGTTGAGGATCAGGAAGTCGCCATCCATCGCGTCGCGCGCGATCCAGCAGGAGCCGAGATTGTCGGCGACCTTGTAGAAGGGGTTGAAGCGCGTCCGCAGCGTCAGCCCCGGCCGGGCCAGGCGCGCGAGTTCCGCCTCCACCAGGTCGGTCATGAAGCCGGTGACGACATCGATCCGCGTCACCCCGGCGTTGGACAGCATGGCGACCTGCCAGGCCAGCAGGGTGCGGCCGGAAAAGTCGATCAGGCATTTGGGGCGTTCGGCGGTGAGCGGAAGCAGGCGCGAGCCCTGCCCGGCGCTCAGGATGATGGCGCGATCAATCATCCTGTCGCCCTAACCGCAACCCCCTTGCATGAGAAGGCGCAATCTTGCCCATAAGAGCGCAGGCGAGGGGCTGAACGATTCGGCCTGTACGGGCGAATTGGCCGCGCCTTTCGCCGGATCGGGCGCTGCCCAAAAATCGGGCAATGGAGTCGATTTTTGCCCATCGATCGGGCAGACATGCACATTGCTGCGCGTGCGGGCCGCCGGCCGCTTGCGAGTCCGCGCATGGCACGTTTATTGAACCCGGAGCGCCTGCGTCCGGGGAGGGAGCGCACACGAGATGAAGAAGATCGAAGCGATCATTAAGCCCTTCAAGCTGGACGAGGTGAAGGAGGCCCTGCACGAGGTGGGCGTGTCGGGCATCACGGTCACCGAGGCGAAGGGTTTCGGCCGGCAGAAGGGGCATACCGAACTGTATCGGGGCGCCGAATATGTCGTCGACTTCCTGCCCAAGGTGAAGCTCGAGGTCGTCGTCGAGGACGGGCTGGCCGACCGGGTCGTGGAAGCGATCCAGAACGCCGCCCAGACCGGGCGCATCGGCGACGGCAAGATTTTCGTCATCCCCGTCGATACCGCCATCCGCATCCGCACCGGCGAGCGGGACGGCGACGCGGTTTAATTTCCACTCTCCACATTTCCAACAAAGCGGGAAAGGGCACCCCCAACTATGGCGAACAGCGCCTCTGACGTTCTGAAGCTGATCAAGGAACAGGAGATCGAATGGGTCGATCTGCGTTTCACCGATCCCAAGGGCAAGTGGCAGCACCTGACCATGGTTTCGGGTGTGGTCGGCGAAGACGAACTCACCGACGGTTTCATGTTCGACGGCTCCTCGATCGAGGGCTGGAAGGCGATCAACGAGTCCGACATGATCCTCAAGCCGGATCTGGACGCGGTGTGGGTCGATCCCTTCTCGGCGACGCCGATGCTGATCCTCGTCTGCGACATCGTCGAGCCTTCGACCGGCGAGCTCTATTCGCGCGATCCGCGTTCCACGGCCAAGCGCGCCGAAGCCTATGTGAAGACGCTCGGCATCGGCGACACCGTGTATGTCGGCCCGGAAGCCGAATTCTTCATGTTCGACGACGTGCAGTTCGATACGACCTACAATGCGTCCTACTACAAGCTTGACGACATCGAGCTGCCGACCAACACCGGCAAGGCGTATGAGGAAGGCAATCTCGGCCATCGCCCGCGCGCCAAGGGCGGCTATTTCCCGGTCGCGCCGGTCGACAGCGCCGTCGACATCCGCGCCGAGATGGTCTCGACCATGCTCGAAATGGGCCTGCCCTGCGACAAGCACCACCATGAGGTGGCGGCGGCCCAGCACGAGCTCGGCCTGACCTTCGGCACGCTCGTCACCACCGCCGATCGCATGCAGATCTACAAATATGTCGTGTGGCAGGTGGCCCAGGCCTACGGCAAGACGGCGACCTTCATGCCGAAGCCGATCGCCAAGGATAATGGCTCGGGCATGCACACCCACATGTCGATCTGGGATGGCGGCAAGCCGCTGTTCGCCGGCGACGGCTATGCCGGCCTGTCCGACATGTGCCTCTACTTCATCGGCGGCGTGATCAAGCACGCCAAGGCGCTCAACGCCTTCACCAACCCGACCACCAACAGCTACAAGCGGCTGGTGCCGGGCTATGAGGCCCCCGTGCTGCTCGCTTATTCGGCGCGCAACCGCTCGGCCTCGTGCCGCATTCCCTATGGTGCCGGCACCAAGGCGAAGCGCGTCGAGTTCCGTTTCCCGGACGCGATGGCGAACCCCTATTATTGCTATGCCGCGCTGCTGATGGCCGGCCTCGACGGCATCGAGAACAAGATCCACCCCGGCGAGGCGATGGACAAGAATCTCTACGACCTGCCGGCCGAGGAGCTGAAGGAAATCCCGACCGTCTGCGGTTCGCTGCGCGAAGCGCTCGACAGCCTGGCCGCCGATCACGCCTTCCTCACCAAGGGCGGCGTGTTCACCGAGGACCAGATCGAGAGCTATCTCGAACTCAAGTGGCCGGAGGTCGCCCGCTGGGAGATGACGCCAGCACCGGTCGAGTTCGACATGTACTACTCCAACTGATCCTTCGGGATCAATCGGAGACATCGAACAGAGATGCGGGCGCCCGGCGGGAAACCTCCGGGCGCTTCGCGTTTCCGCCCTCTGCCGGAGACGCTCGTGCGCCACTTCATCCTGCTTGCCGCCACCGTCGCGCTGTCCGCGATCATGGCCGCCACGGCATCGGCGGCGCCGCTCTGCCACGATCTGAAGGGGCTCTACACGCCCTGCCCGCCGGGCGCGCCCACGCCTCGCCCGGCCCGGCACCATGGACGGCCAACGGACGCCCCCGCGGATCCGGCCGCCCCGGCGTCCGGCGCGACGGCCATGATCGCCTCGTCCCCCGAGCCCGCCCGGCCACCCAAAGCCGCAAAGCCGCCGCTGGTCGGACGCGGACGACTGTGCCGGGATTCCAAGGGCCTGTTCAAACCCTGCTGAAGCAAGATCCGGCCCCGCCACCACCGCCGATCCTCGTCTTGGCCCCTGTCCGGCAAGGTTGTGCCGGCAAAGCGGACGGCCTAGACGCCCGGCATGATCCCTTCGCCCTGCACCCAGGTCTGCGCGATCGACGCCGCCACCGGCTGGTGCCGCGGCTGTGGTCGCTCGTTGCAGGAGATTGGCGACTGGCTCGCCGCCGATGACGCCACCCAGCGCGCGATCGTCGCGCGACTGCCGGACAGGCTCCGCCGCCTCGCTCAATAATCCTTGGAGATGCGGATGTTGGCGCTCTGCCGGCCGATCGTCGAGATCGTCGAGAGCAAGGATAGCCAGCGCGTCACCTGGAACTCCAGCCGGGTCGCCGAATAGCCCTGCCCGTCGGTCACCAGCTCCACATAGGTGCGCTTGCCGATATATTTGCCGGCCGCGATCGAGGTCTTCTGGCCGGTGGTGATGTCGGCCGGCTCGATGCGCAGGCGATCGAGCCCCGCCACCTTGCGGATCGCGTTGATCGGATCGAGGCTGCCGCGCCCGCCGGTGCGCAGGCCGTTGACCGCGCCCGCCAGTTGCAACGCCTCGGGCGCGGTGAGGTTGGAGATCGAGGTGCCGAACAGCAGGCGAGAGAGCAGTTCGTCCTCCGGCAGCGCCGGCGTGGAGGTGAAGCTCACCTCGGGCTTGAGGCCGGTGCCGGCGACCTGGATCGAAGCGTTGACGCTCTGGATATTCGCCCTGGCGACGATATCCAGCGCCGGATCCACCGGCGTGCTGCCGCTGAACCGGATGATCCCGCGATCGATATCGAAGCGGCGGCCGGCAAATTCGTAATTGCCCCGGATGAGATCGGCCCGACCTGAAATGGCAGGATTGTCGACCGCGCCCTTGATGACGAGCTTGGCCCGCCATTCGCTGTCGAGCCCCAGCCCGCGCACCATCATCTGGGCATGGGCATCGGTGGTGAGATCGAGCGACCAGGGCGAGGGCAAGGCCGCGTCATCGTCGATATCCTCGCGGTTGAGCTCGTGGACGGCGATGTGCGGCACGCCCTGCTGCGCGGCCTGGCCGAAGCGGTAGGAGGAGCGATCGAGCCGGATATTGCCGGCGATGACGCCGCCCTGCCCGTTCGACTTGATCGTCAGCGGCCCGGTGACGGTCGCGCCGATATCGTCGCGCGCCAGCAGCACGGCATGTTGGGCGTCGATCGCGATATCCATGCCGAGCCCTTTGGCGCCGGCGAAATCGAAGGCGGCATGGCCGGACAGGCTGCCATTGTCCCTGGTCGATCCGGCGAACTGATCGATCAGCAGGCGCGATCCGTCGAAGCGCCCCCGTGCCCGGATCTTGTCGATCACGGTGCCGGTGGTGGTGCTCTCCAGCCGCGCCGCCGACGTCACCAGCGATCCCCGGATCAGCGGATCATGGATCGTCCCGCCGATATCCGCGCCGATCGCGACCGGGCCGGAGAGATCGATCGTCTCGTTGCCGGAAAGCCGCCACAGCGTATCGGCCGGGCCGTTGTAGCGCAGCTGCGCGAACAGCGGTGCGGCGAGCAGCCGACCGCCGAGCGATGCGCCGGCCCCGATCGGCGCGATGCGGGCCTGTGCCCGGCCGATCACCTGGCCGGCGCTGGAGGCGATCGCACGGGCGGCGATCTTGCCGCCGTCCATCACCGCGGTCAGCCCGACATCGACCGGGCGGGACGACAGGACGAGCCCGGCACGACTCAACCCGCGGACCCGCAGATCGGCCTTGCCGGTGGGCAGCGCCCCCGGTGCCGGGACGGCATAGGAGAAATGCCCGGTCGCCTCGCCCGACAGGCCGAGGCCGGGCTTCACCATATCGAGCACCGCGAGCGGCATCGCATCGAGGCTCGCCTCGAAACGGCTGTCGCTCTTGCCGAAACGCCCCGCGACCGTCGCGCTGCCGCCCGAGAAGGACAGGCTGGTCGGTGCGATCACCCACGCATCACCGGCATGATGCAGCACCGCCGCCGTCGCCAGCGCCAGCGGCTTGCCGTCGATCTGGCCCTGGCCGCGCACGGTGTAGCTGTCGGCGCTGATCGTCGTCGCGGTCTGGAAGGAGAAGGCCCGCCCGCGCGATCCGGAGAATGCGGCGCGGACCTCGCCGAGACCGCCGACCAGCTTGGTCGAGGCGGCGAGCCGCGCCAGCGAGATCGAGCCGCGCGTCAGCCCCTGCGCCGCGATGGTGGCATTGACGTGCGGGCTGGCGGGATCGAGCAGCAGATCGAGGTCGAGCGTGCCGCGCCGCACCGTCGCGCCGAAATCGCCGGCGAGCGTCGCATGGTCGGCCGCGATATGGCCGGCGATGCGCTGGATGGTGCCGACCGGCGCGAAATCGAGGGTGCCCGCCAGTCCGCCGCCCGCCAGCGCCAGCTGCCCGGTGAACCCGGCGGGATCGGAGCGCAACTGGCCCTTGGCGGTGGTGCCGCTGACATGGAGCGCATCGATATGGACGATCCCGGGCGCGCCGTTGGGCGGCGTATCGATCGCGCCGGTGGCGGTGAAATCCCCGAGCGTCGATCCGCCCGCCGCTGTCATCGCGAAGCCCTGCGGCACCGGATCGAGATCGAGCCGCACCTGATCGAGGCCCAACGCCTCTAGCGGCCGATCGAGCAAGAGGCCGACCTTGGGGTGATCGATCATCCCGTCGAGCTTGAGGCGGAAGCTGCCATAGCTGCCCTGCTGGCCCTGCCCGGCAAACTGGACCGTCCCGTCCTTCAGCCGGGTGCCGCCGCCGGTGATCGTGATCGCCGGCGCAATGAGCTTTAGGCCGGCGAAATGGAGGACGCCGTCCGGCGTGCGGGTCAGCTGGGTGTCGAGCGTCGGCAGCCCCCCGGCGAGCGTCCGCAGGAAGGCGTTGTCGAAGCGCCGCACCCAGGCACGGCCCCGGCCCGAAACGATTGACTGCTTGAGATCGCTGGTCGGCACCACCTTGAGTTCGGTCAGCACGTCGACGATGCCGAGGCCGGGGATCAGATAGCGTTGCAGGCCGCCCGACAGATCGACCCAATATTTCCCGCCGACCAGATCCAGGAACAGCGCGACCTTGCCGTTGAGCTTGTCCGATCGCAGCGTCAGGCCGTCGCCGGTGAGCTGCTTCGCCGTGACATGGAGCGTGCCGGCGATATCGAGATTCGCGAGGATGCCACCGGCGACATCGCCGACGCCGGTCACCCGCCGCGCGGTCAGCTTGATCGGCAGGGTGACGTCCTTGCCGCCGAGACGCCCCTCGCCGGCGGCCTTCACATCCTCGAACCCGGTCTGGTCGAAGGCGAATTGGGGCGAGGTCAGCGCGTAGCGGAAATGCGCGGCGCGAAACGCGCCCGTCAGTTCCGTGTGGAGGCGGATTTCGCGACCGCTCATGTTGGGGAACAGTGCGCGGGGTTGCAGCAAAGCGAGATCGACGCGCAGCGGATCGAAGGCACCATGGGCGAGATCGATCACGCCCTTGACCCCCATGGTCAGCGCCGGCGAGGCCAGCCTGAGGGTGCCGTCGAGCCGGCGATCCGCAAAGCGCGCGCCGCCCGCCACCATGATCGCGGGCGTGGTCAGCCGCTGGACCTTGCCCTGCGTGATCGACGCGGGGGTCAGCCGGCCGCCGAGCGCATAATGGCCCTTCACCTGCCGCAATGTCAGATCGGCGATCCGCTGGCCGCCGGCCACCCAGCGGCCATGGCCCTGCCATTGCGACCATGATCCCTCGCCGGAGATCAGCACGCCCATCGGCTTGCGCGATCCGAACAGTCCCGGCACCACGCCGTCGCCCGGCGAGAGCAGCCGCGCATCGAAATCGAACATATCGCGATCGGGCTCGGTATCGAGCGCCACGATCATCCTGTCGCCCGCCGAGGAGCCGGCGCGCAGCCCGATCACGGCGCGGCCATTGCCGGTATCCGCCTTGCCGACGATCCGCACCATCCGCTGCTGCGGCCCGGCGACGCCCGCCTCGAGCCGCATCCGCAGATCGAGCGCGCCGATGTGGATGCGATAGCCGGGCAGGATCGGCTGGCCGGGCTTGCCGGGCCGCAGCCTGGGCAGGCGGTGGAGGATGACGAGATCGGAGGCGAGGCGATCGACATGCAGGCGGTTCGCCAGCCAGCGCCCCGGCCGCCAGTCGAGCTGCACGCTCGGCGCCTCTAGGAAGAGGCCCTGCGGATCGGACAGGCGCAGATCCTTGATGCGGGCGTGGCGCCAGATCGATCCGTCGATCCGGCCGATATGGATGCGCAGCCCGCTCGACGGCTTCATCTCGCCGATGCGATCGACGATGAAGCGGTGCCCGGCGTCGGTATCGACGCCGAAGCCCACCGCCGCCGCCAGCACCAACAGGAAACCGACGATGCCGCCGACCAGCCGCAGCGACCAGTGCAGGCGCCGGGCCGGCGCGGGCGGGAGCGGCGTCTCGTCCACGGTGTCGGCGGGGATATCCTCCGCCATCAGAAGGCCTGCCCCAGCGAGACATAGACCGCGACCCGGCTATCCCCCTTCTGCCGGTTGATCGGGGTGCCGACATCGACGCGGATCGGCCCGAAGCTGGTATAGTAGCGCACGCCGAGCCCGGTGCCGTAGCGGATGCCGGTGAAGCGCGGCAGCGACTGGGCGTAGAGATTGCCGCCGTCGAGGAACGGCACGATGCCGAAATCGCCGAAACGGATGCGCGCCTCCAGCCCGAATTCGGCCAGGCTGGCGCCGCCGGTCGGGTTGTTGTTCAGATCGCGCGGGCCGATCTTCTGATAGCCGAAGCCGCGCACCGATCCGCCGCCGCCCGAATAGAAACGC
This genomic window from Sphingomonas abietis contains:
- a CDS encoding HIT family protein, translated to MNATITKFGYPATLIREYRHWLVLLRPAQPTLGSLVLAARSDATAFGDLPPEAHAELALVTRAIETALATAVSHDKLNYLMLMMVDPHVHFHVIPRYEGSRARGGAVFTDAGWPKLPDLGAAITLDAAAVADLVGWLGGSWPD
- a CDS encoding phosphocholine cytidylyltransferase family protein, translated to MIDRAIILSAGQGSRLLPLTAERPKCLIDFSGRTLLAWQVAMLSNAGVTRIDVVTGFMTDLVEAELARLARPGLTLRTRFNPFYKVADNLGSCWIARDAMDGDFLILNGDTLISQEIVERVQQGGGAWPIAVTVDAKPHYDSDDMKVTRIGGRLAAIGKTLTAEQANAESIGFLAFRGEGVALFRDTVEAFMRTPAGVENWYLKIIDAIAPTGKVGTVSIEGLDWAEVDFLNDIEAATLLTDRWLG
- a CDS encoding P-II family nitrogen regulator, translating into MKKIEAIIKPFKLDEVKEALHEVGVSGITVTEAKGFGRQKGHTELYRGAEYVVDFLPKVKLEVVVEDGLADRVVEAIQNAAQTGRIGDGKIFVIPVDTAIRIRTGERDGDAV
- the glnA gene encoding type I glutamate--ammonia ligase translates to MANSASDVLKLIKEQEIEWVDLRFTDPKGKWQHLTMVSGVVGEDELTDGFMFDGSSIEGWKAINESDMILKPDLDAVWVDPFSATPMLILVCDIVEPSTGELYSRDPRSTAKRAEAYVKTLGIGDTVYVGPEAEFFMFDDVQFDTTYNASYYKLDDIELPTNTGKAYEEGNLGHRPRAKGGYFPVAPVDSAVDIRAEMVSTMLEMGLPCDKHHHEVAAAQHELGLTFGTLVTTADRMQIYKYVVWQVAQAYGKTATFMPKPIAKDNGSGMHTHMSIWDGGKPLFAGDGYAGLSDMCLYFIGGVIKHAKALNAFTNPTTNSYKRLVPGYEAPVLLAYSARNRSASCRIPYGAGTKAKRVEFRFPDAMANPYYCYAALLMAGLDGIENKIHPGEAMDKNLYDLPAEELKEIPTVCGSLREALDSLAADHAFLTKGGVFTEDQIESYLELKWPEVARWEMTPAPVEFDMYYSN
- a CDS encoding DUF1289 domain-containing protein, producing the protein MIPSPCTQVCAIDAATGWCRGCGRSLQEIGDWLAADDATQRAIVARLPDRLRRLAQ
- a CDS encoding translocation/assembly module TamB domain-containing protein: MAEDIPADTVDETPLPPAPARRLHWSLRLVGGIVGFLLVLAAAVGFGVDTDAGHRFIVDRIGEMKPSSGLRIHIGRIDGSIWRHARIKDLRLSDPQGLFLEAPSVQLDWRPGRWLANRLHVDRLASDLVILHRLPRLRPGKPGQPILPGYRIHIGALDLRMRLEAGVAGPQQRMVRIVGKADTGNGRAVIGLRAGSSAGDRMIVALDTEPDRDMFDFDARLLSPGDGVVPGLFGSRKPMGVLISGEGSWSQWQGHGRWVAGGQRIADLTLRQVKGHYALGGRLTPASITQGKVQRLTTPAIMVAGGARFADRRLDGTLRLASPALTMGVKGVIDLAHGAFDPLRVDLALLQPRALFPNMSGREIRLHTELTGAFRAAHFRYALTSPQFAFDQTGFEDVKAAGEGRLGGKDVTLPIKLTARRVTGVGDVAGGILANLDIAGTLHVTAKQLTGDGLTLRSDKLNGKVALFLDLVGGKYWVDLSGGLQRYLIPGLGIVDVLTELKVVPTSDLKQSIVSGRGRAWVRRFDNAFLRTLAGGLPTLDTQLTRTPDGVLHFAGLKLIAPAITITGGGTRLKDGTVQFAGQGQQGSYGSFRLKLDGMIDHPKVGLLLDRPLEALGLDQVRLDLDPVPQGFAMTAAGGSTLGDFTATGAIDTPPNGAPGIVHIDALHVSGTTAKGQLRSDPAGFTGQLALAGGGLAGTLDFAPVGTIQRIAGHIAADHATLAGDFGATVRRGTLDLDLLLDPASPHVNATIAAQGLTRGSISLARLAASTKLVGGLGEVRAAFSGSRGRAFSFQTATTISADSYTVRGQGQIDGKPLALATAAVLHHAGDAWVIAPTSLSFSGGSATVAGRFGKSDSRFEASLDAMPLAVLDMVKPGLGLSGEATGHFSYAVPAPGALPTGKADLRVRGLSRAGLVLSSRPVDVGLTAVMDGGKIAARAIASSAGQVIGRAQARIAPIGAGASLGGRLLAAPLFAQLRYNGPADTLWRLSGNETIDLSGPVAIGADIGGTIHDPLIRGSLVTSAARLESTTTGTVIDKIRARGRFDGSRLLIDQFAGSTRDNGSLSGHAAFDFAGAKGLGMDIAIDAQHAVLLARDDIGATVTGPLTIKSNGQGGVIAGNIRLDRSSYRFGQAAQQGVPHIAVHELNREDIDDDAALPSPWSLDLTTDAHAQMMVRGLGLDSEWRAKLVIKGAVDNPAISGRADLIRGNYEFAGRRFDIDRGIIRFSGSTPVDPALDIVARANIQSVNASIQVAGTGLKPEVSFTSTPALPEDELLSRLLFGTSISNLTAPEALQLAGAVNGLRTGGRGSLDPINAIRKVAGLDRLRIEPADITTGQKTSIAAGKYIGKRTYVELVTDGQGYSATRLEFQVTRWLSLLSTISTIGRQSANIRISKDY